One genomic window of Kosmotoga olearia TBF 19.5.1 includes the following:
- a CDS encoding acetate/propionate family kinase — protein sequence MKILVVNCGSSSIKYQLLDMKNELVLAKGIVERIGIDGSRLKHKKGKEKITIEKVISNHKEGLDLVIKTLTDKETGVIENINEIDAVGHRVVHGGELFASSVLIDDRVIKEIEANAFLAPLHNPPNIQGIKAAMELLPDVPHVAVFDTAFHQSMPEKAYLYAIPKEYYRKYKIRRYGFHGTSHRYVAARVAEILGKPLNELKIITAHIGNGASIAAIDRGRSVDTSMGFTPLEGLVMGTRSGDIDPAIVVFLQEQEGLTPKEINDLLNKKSGMLGLTDGKYSDMREIEEGAIANDPVCKLAHDIYEYRIAKYIGAYTAAMNGVDAIAFTAGVGENSPYLRENVVKKYLGYLGITLDEKANDCKSCEKIISTPDSKVKVLIVPTNEELVIARDTKEIVEKGIKELKLW from the coding sequence GTGAAAATTCTCGTTGTTAACTGCGGATCCTCATCAATAAAGTACCAGCTGCTCGATATGAAGAACGAATTAGTTCTGGCAAAGGGCATCGTTGAAAGAATCGGAATCGATGGTTCAAGGCTCAAACACAAAAAAGGGAAAGAAAAGATCACCATTGAAAAAGTAATCTCCAATCACAAAGAAGGGCTCGATCTCGTTATTAAAACACTTACAGACAAAGAAACAGGTGTTATTGAAAATATCAATGAAATCGATGCCGTCGGTCACAGGGTGGTCCATGGTGGAGAATTATTCGCTTCCTCTGTTTTGATAGATGACAGGGTAATCAAAGAGATCGAAGCGAACGCTTTTCTTGCTCCTCTTCACAACCCACCAAACATTCAGGGTATAAAAGCGGCCATGGAATTATTGCCAGATGTCCCTCATGTAGCGGTATTTGACACAGCCTTTCACCAGTCAATGCCGGAAAAAGCTTATCTATACGCTATCCCGAAAGAATACTATCGAAAGTACAAGATCAGAAGGTACGGATTTCACGGTACCAGCCACAGATATGTAGCTGCAAGAGTAGCAGAAATCCTCGGGAAACCCTTAAATGAATTAAAAATAATAACCGCTCATATCGGGAACGGAGCTTCAATTGCCGCAATAGATCGCGGTCGTTCTGTCGATACATCTATGGGATTTACCCCCCTTGAAGGGCTCGTTATGGGCACCAGAAGCGGTGACATTGATCCAGCAATTGTCGTTTTCCTTCAGGAACAGGAAGGCTTAACCCCGAAAGAAATTAACGATCTGCTGAATAAAAAAAGCGGAATGCTTGGCCTAACGGACGGTAAATACAGCGACATGCGTGAGATAGAAGAAGGTGCTATTGCCAACGATCCTGTGTGTAAACTCGCTCACGATATCTACGAATACAGAATAGCCAAATACATAGGCGCATACACCGCTGCTATGAACGGTGTTGACGCGATAGCCTTCACCGCTGGTGTCGGCGAAAACAGCCCTTATCTTCGTGAGAATGTCGTCAAAAAATATCTTGGTTACTTAGGAATCACCCTGGATGAAAAAGCAAACGACTGTAAATCCTGTGAGAAAATCATCTCCACTCCTGATTCTAAAGTAAAAGTCCTCATCGTTCCGACAAACGAGGAACTTGTGATAGCAAGAGACACTAAAGAAATCGTTGAGAAGGGTATCAAAGAATTGAAACTGTGGTAA
- the panC gene encoding pantoate--beta-alanine ligase — MRVIESPKEMQKIAIDIEREEKSHGFVPTMGYLHEGHLSLVRQARMDNVVVTVSIFVNPTQFGPNEDYDRYPRDEERDLSLLRDLDVDYVFIPKVEDMYPDNYSTYVIVEDLTDVLCGARRPGHFKGVATIVAKLFNIVRPTKAYFGQKDAQQFRVLKRMARDLNFPVELVEMPIVREKDGLAMSSRNVYLSPEERQEALLIHQALLAGRKLIEAGEFDPEKVKSEMLAILSKGQRIKSDYVEIVDEETLYPIENLEDTTNGKVILAIAAFVGKARLIDNEIVNLKMK, encoded by the coding sequence GTGCGAGTTATTGAAAGCCCAAAGGAAATGCAAAAAATTGCCATAGATATTGAGAGAGAAGAAAAAAGCCATGGGTTTGTACCTACGATGGGGTATCTGCATGAGGGGCATCTCTCCCTCGTCAGGCAGGCAAGAATGGATAATGTTGTTGTTACGGTGAGCATTTTTGTAAATCCCACACAGTTTGGGCCCAACGAGGATTACGATAGATATCCCAGAGATGAGGAAAGGGATCTTTCTTTGTTGAGAGATCTTGATGTTGACTATGTTTTTATTCCGAAGGTTGAAGATATGTATCCGGATAATTACTCCACATACGTTATTGTTGAAGATCTGACGGATGTTCTTTGTGGTGCCAGGCGTCCTGGACATTTTAAGGGGGTCGCCACGATAGTGGCAAAGCTGTTCAATATAGTCAGACCCACGAAAGCCTATTTTGGCCAAAAAGATGCACAGCAGTTCAGAGTGCTCAAGCGAATGGCACGGGATCTGAATTTTCCGGTAGAACTGGTGGAAATGCCTATCGTCCGGGAAAAGGATGGCCTTGCTATGAGTTCAAGAAATGTGTATCTATCTCCCGAGGAAAGACAGGAGGCCTTGCTCATACACCAGGCGTTGCTCGCCGGACGAAAGCTCATAGAGGCGGGAGAGTTTGACCCTGAAAAGGTTAAATCGGAGATGTTAGCAATCTTGAGCAAAGGCCAGCGAATAAAGTCTGACTACGTCGAGATTGTTGATGAGGAGACGCTGTACCCTATCGAAAATCTCGAAGATACCACTAACGGGAAGGTTATTTTAGCCATCGCCGCATTCGTTGGGAAAGCCCGACTTATAGATAATGAAATTGTAAATCTAAAAATGAAGTAG
- a CDS encoding D-alanine--D-alanine ligase, which produces MNELRRRITVLYGGLSKERPISLKSGSNVINALEKLGYIVDAFDLRADNITELAKLRDTDLVFIALHGKFGEDGKIQSLLELFGIEYIGSDSLVSAICFNKNLTYKLLSNTITMPRWKTITSEEELEGWKHFPAVIKPANEGSSIGVYICDTFEELQNKTTKVLKEYKTLILEEYIKGRELTISIIEKGGQPVVLPILELKPKRRFYDYEAKYTAGLTEFIVPAPIDDKLKEEIKKLSKRIFTALGCRHFARIDGILKENQFYFLEVNTIPGLTDLSDLPVSARAAGMGFEELIDLIVKEALKPD; this is translated from the coding sequence ATGAATGAACTTCGTCGAAGAATCACCGTGCTTTATGGTGGGCTTTCGAAGGAACGGCCTATTTCTTTGAAGAGTGGTTCAAATGTTATAAATGCTCTGGAAAAGCTCGGATACATCGTGGATGCTTTCGACTTGAGAGCCGATAATATTACCGAACTTGCAAAGCTCAGGGATACTGATCTGGTCTTCATCGCGCTCCACGGAAAATTTGGCGAAGATGGCAAAATTCAGTCCCTTCTCGAACTATTCGGCATAGAGTACATTGGCTCAGATAGTCTCGTTAGCGCCATTTGTTTCAATAAAAACCTCACCTACAAACTCCTTTCAAACACGATCACCATGCCCCGCTGGAAGACCATAACCTCAGAAGAAGAACTGGAAGGCTGGAAACACTTTCCTGCGGTTATAAAGCCAGCGAACGAAGGCTCAAGCATCGGAGTCTATATATGCGACACATTTGAGGAGCTTCAAAACAAAACCACGAAAGTTCTAAAAGAATACAAAACGTTGATACTCGAAGAGTATATAAAAGGACGTGAGCTAACGATATCCATCATTGAAAAAGGTGGCCAACCTGTCGTTCTGCCAATTCTCGAACTCAAACCCAAACGGCGCTTTTACGATTACGAAGCAAAATATACAGCGGGTCTCACGGAATTTATTGTTCCGGCCCCCATAGATGATAAACTCAAAGAGGAGATAAAGAAACTATCAAAAAGAATATTCACCGCTCTGGGTTGCAGGCATTTCGCCAGGATAGACGGCATACTTAAAGAAAATCAATTTTACTTTCTCGAAGTAAATACCATCCCGGGCTTAACGGACCTCAGCGATCTGCCGGTGTCCGCCCGGGCCGCAGGGATGGGATTTGAAGAACTCATCGATTTGATAGTTAAAGAAGCCCTGAAACCTGATTGA
- the hslU gene encoding ATP-dependent protease ATPase subunit HslU produces the protein MPQIDEDLAQLTPKKIVEELDKYIVGQAEAKRAVAVALRNRIRRQKLPEDVRKEIIPKNILMIGPTGVGKTEIARRLAELSKSPFIKVEATRFTEVGYVGKNVDSMIRELVAFGVNMVKQEKMKEVEEKAKQFVEDRILEALVPGLKHRAGQPKNIFELFQGVPQQRISPEEAENLRRKREEYRQKLRDGELENLQIEIELEEQPKQMIMIPGMEEMGIDMSGMFGDMLPKRKKKKRMSVAEARKVLLPIESEKLLDMDKVIAEAIERVENRGIVFIDEIDKVTARGSHGPDVSREGVQRDLLPIIEGTTINTKYGPVRTDFILFIAAGAFHLAKPSDLIPEFQGRFPIRVELNPLTEQDFLRILTEPKNAITKQYKALLETEGITLEFTEAGLKEIARVAHDLNERIENIGARRLYTVVEKVLEEISFEAPDVSEPKVIITEDYVNTRIKEILADEDLSAFIL, from the coding sequence ATGCCACAGATAGACGAAGATCTGGCACAGCTTACCCCAAAAAAAATAGTCGAAGAGCTGGACAAATACATCGTAGGCCAGGCGGAAGCGAAACGTGCCGTAGCGGTAGCCTTGAGAAACAGAATCAGACGGCAGAAACTACCGGAAGATGTCAGAAAGGAAATCATACCCAAAAATATCCTCATGATCGGGCCTACCGGTGTGGGTAAAACCGAGATTGCCAGGAGACTGGCGGAATTATCAAAATCCCCGTTCATAAAGGTTGAAGCCACCCGCTTCACAGAAGTGGGTTACGTCGGTAAAAATGTGGATTCCATGATCCGCGAATTGGTGGCCTTTGGCGTCAACATGGTAAAACAGGAAAAAATGAAGGAAGTAGAAGAAAAAGCAAAGCAGTTCGTAGAGGACCGGATACTTGAAGCGCTTGTCCCAGGATTGAAACACAGAGCGGGCCAGCCGAAAAACATCTTCGAACTCTTCCAGGGCGTCCCCCAGCAAAGAATCTCCCCGGAAGAAGCGGAAAATCTGCGGAGAAAAAGGGAAGAATATCGTCAAAAATTGAGAGACGGCGAACTGGAAAACCTCCAGATCGAAATCGAACTTGAGGAACAGCCAAAGCAGATGATAATGATTCCCGGTATGGAAGAAATGGGAATAGATATGTCCGGCATGTTTGGCGACATGCTCCCAAAAAGAAAGAAAAAGAAGAGAATGTCGGTAGCAGAAGCCAGAAAAGTCCTTCTGCCGATCGAATCCGAGAAACTTCTGGATATGGATAAGGTTATCGCAGAAGCCATCGAACGAGTTGAAAACAGGGGTATCGTTTTCATAGATGAAATCGACAAAGTTACCGCCCGCGGAAGCCACGGACCCGATGTCTCCAGAGAAGGTGTGCAGAGAGACCTTCTGCCAATAATCGAGGGAACAACGATTAACACCAAATATGGACCTGTAAGGACCGATTTCATACTGTTCATTGCAGCAGGTGCTTTCCATCTTGCGAAGCCCTCCGACCTCATACCGGAATTTCAGGGTAGATTTCCCATACGCGTTGAACTGAACCCTTTGACAGAGCAGGATTTCCTGAGAATACTCACAGAACCCAAAAACGCTATCACCAAACAGTACAAAGCCCTTCTGGAAACAGAAGGGATCACCCTTGAATTCACTGAAGCAGGTCTCAAAGAAATCGCACGCGTTGCTCATGACCTGAACGAAAGGATTGAAAATATCGGGGCCAGAAGATTGTACACAGTTGTAGAAAAGGTTCTCGAGGAAATCTCCTTTGAAGCACCCGACGTTTCTGAACCAAAGGTTATTATCACCGAAGATTACGTAAACACGAGAATAAAAGAAATCCTGGCCGATGAGGATTTGAGCGCATTTATCCTGTGA
- a CDS encoding cyclic nucleotide-binding domain-containing protein: MKEVTFEADKKISRKGQNISQFYIVLSGGAILKNPNDEDRIFMSGDFIDPLSLVTFNSSGDVYAVGKTVLLCGSKEEIVDFMKKHPKVLHHAIIRIIESLSYHLNRNEEINNSVEELLAHLTAKRQFFIDKYPPLIIGEKPLYRKAVSLLRKGDYDGAIAYLESYLSQFANSPLERPVRMFLALAEISREGNDRAIELMLKLLKEAPDYVSKYVHEMLRALGLKESAFVVTFGTPNYSEDFLRYIQDQYSNKLRIIENEMVIFENGTIADAIYFVISGEIRLVKKRENGFLKLKEITKGESFGEIHTLCAGKWDVTAVANKGSKIVVLDKDTFLNTAIKKNPEAGLVLMDYLLNFQKELLHF, translated from the coding sequence GTGAAAGAAGTCACCTTTGAAGCAGACAAAAAGATTTCTAGAAAAGGGCAAAATATATCCCAATTCTATATTGTTTTAAGTGGTGGTGCGATACTAAAAAATCCAAATGATGAAGACAGAATTTTCATGTCTGGAGATTTTATCGATCCGTTAAGTCTTGTTACGTTTAACAGTAGCGGGGATGTTTACGCTGTTGGAAAAACAGTTCTCCTGTGTGGAAGCAAAGAAGAAATTGTCGATTTCATGAAAAAACATCCAAAAGTCCTTCATCACGCAATCATAAGGATAATCGAAAGCCTTTCCTATCATCTAAACAGAAATGAGGAAATAAACAATTCTGTTGAAGAACTTCTGGCTCATCTCACGGCAAAACGCCAATTTTTTATTGATAAGTACCCGCCACTCATAATAGGCGAGAAACCTCTTTACAGAAAAGCTGTAAGCCTTTTGAGAAAGGGCGATTACGATGGAGCAATTGCATACCTTGAAAGTTATCTCAGCCAGTTTGCCAACTCGCCCCTTGAAAGACCTGTCAGAATGTTTCTGGCACTTGCTGAAATAAGCCGTGAGGGCAATGACCGTGCCATAGAGCTCATGCTCAAATTGCTGAAGGAAGCCCCTGACTACGTCTCCAAATACGTTCATGAAATGCTGAGGGCTCTCGGCTTGAAAGAATCGGCTTTCGTAGTTACTTTTGGCACCCCAAATTATTCCGAAGACTTTTTGCGTTATATTCAGGATCAATACTCGAACAAACTGAGAATCATCGAAAATGAGATGGTCATCTTTGAAAACGGCACAATAGCTGATGCGATTTATTTCGTCATATCAGGTGAGATTCGTCTTGTGAAAAAAAGAGAAAACGGCTTCCTAAAGTTAAAGGAGATAACTAAAGGCGAATCCTTCGGTGAAATCCACACCCTTTGTGCCGGAAAATGGGATGTCACCGCAGTAGCAAACAAAGGATCAAAGATAGTAGTCTTAGACAAAGATACCTTTCTCAATACAGCGATAAAGAAAAATCCGGAAGCCGGCCTCGTTCTTATGGATTATCTCCTGAACTTCCAGAAAGAACTACTTCATTTTTAG
- the dprA gene encoding DNA-processing protein DprA: MNRLEYAILALAGDLTVDDLSILQSHNIGLKELTTSRIELLNERKQKQIISKCRSVEKKLKEFRNFITFQDQQYPEKLKASLFPPPVLFYEGNPDILNEENSLAIVGSRKATQYGLKLAESFSRELDNAGLCIISGLAVGIDGAAHRGSLQSTGKTVAVLGSGIDIVYPKSNRKLFSFITEHGCIVSEFLPGTPPMKYNFPRRNRIIVGLSKAVLVVEATKRSGSLITARLALDNGRDVFAIPGDINKRSSEGTNWLIQNGAKLILSIEDILEEFPTVSRSSSKDIQIKSSVLKVLSEFGELEFSELLEHTKLEHTELLLELTRLQLEGLVTESTGKWRANIV, translated from the coding sequence ATGAATAGGTTAGAATACGCGATACTGGCTTTAGCGGGAGATCTAACTGTTGATGATCTCTCGATTTTGCAATCACATAATATCGGGTTAAAAGAACTCACAACCAGCCGTATAGAACTATTGAACGAGCGAAAGCAGAAGCAAATAATCTCAAAATGCCGAAGCGTCGAAAAAAAACTCAAAGAATTCAGAAATTTCATAACCTTTCAGGACCAACAATACCCTGAAAAACTGAAAGCCAGTCTTTTTCCACCTCCAGTTCTTTTTTATGAAGGAAACCCGGATATACTCAATGAAGAAAATTCGCTGGCTATTGTTGGTTCTCGCAAGGCCACACAATACGGATTGAAACTGGCTGAAAGTTTTTCGCGTGAATTGGATAATGCCGGACTTTGCATAATCAGCGGTCTGGCTGTGGGGATAGACGGAGCAGCACACCGCGGAAGCCTGCAATCAACTGGAAAGACCGTGGCAGTCCTCGGCTCTGGAATAGACATCGTTTATCCAAAAAGCAATCGTAAACTATTCTCTTTCATAACTGAACATGGCTGTATAGTAAGCGAGTTCCTTCCTGGTACTCCTCCAATGAAATACAATTTTCCAAGGAGGAACAGAATCATTGTTGGCTTATCGAAAGCCGTTCTCGTCGTGGAAGCTACAAAGAGGAGTGGTTCACTTATCACTGCCAGACTAGCTCTGGATAATGGACGTGATGTCTTTGCTATTCCCGGAGATATAAACAAACGAAGTTCAGAAGGGACGAACTGGTTAATCCAGAATGGCGCCAAACTAATCTTATCGATTGAAGACATATTGGAAGAATTTCCTACTGTTTCTAGAAGTTCATCCAAGGACATTCAAATAAAGTCATCGGTCTTAAAAGTACTCTCCGAATTTGGTGAACTTGAATTTTCAGAGCTTCTAGAACACACCAAACTTGAACACACTGAACTCCTACTGGAACTCACACGGTTGCAGCTCGAAGGACTTGTTACTGAAAGTACCGGAAAATGGAGAGCAAACATTGTATGA
- the hslV gene encoding ATP-dependent protease subunit HslV, whose protein sequence is MEQMHGTTILAVRRNGKTVIAGDGQITLGATVMKGSARKVRKLGDGKVLAGFAGSVADALTLFEKFEEKYRESNSSLLRAAVNLAKEWRTNKILRNLEALLLVADTDNILLISGNGEVIQPDENVIAIGSGGPYALAAAQALLRNTDMDAEGIAKQAMKIASEICIYTNSNFTVEALEVKK, encoded by the coding sequence ATGGAACAAATGCATGGAACAACGATACTCGCTGTCAGAAGAAACGGTAAAACGGTAATTGCAGGTGATGGGCAAATCACTCTCGGCGCAACGGTAATGAAAGGTTCAGCTAGAAAAGTGAGAAAACTTGGAGACGGCAAAGTACTTGCCGGATTTGCCGGTTCGGTAGCCGACGCCCTGACGCTCTTCGAAAAATTCGAAGAAAAATACCGCGAAAGCAATTCAAGCCTTTTAAGAGCAGCAGTGAACCTTGCAAAAGAATGGAGAACGAACAAGATACTCCGGAATCTTGAAGCGCTACTTCTCGTTGCCGATACGGACAATATCTTACTTATCTCGGGAAACGGCGAAGTGATTCAACCCGATGAAAACGTCATCGCTATCGGCTCTGGCGGACCATATGCACTTGCCGCTGCCCAGGCCCTACTCAGAAATACAGACATGGATGCCGAAGGAATAGCCAAACAGGCGATGAAAATAGCGAGTGAGATATGCATTTACACCAACTCGAACTTCACCGTAGAAGCCCTGGAGGTGAAAAAATAA
- the fba gene encoding class II fructose-1,6-bisphosphate aldolase gives MPYVNTKDILEKASKEGYAVPALNINNLEFLHAIIDAGIEENAPIIIETSEGAIKYAGNGDIRRGAQLFVSMVRAFANTVPVPVALHLDHGKHFNIIMEAIKAGYSSVMIDASEYPFEKNLEETKKIVEIAHSVGVSVEAELGRLVGIEDNVVVAEHEAVLVDPNEAKEFVENTGVDFLAPAIGTSHGAFKFKGEAKLDFDRLKKVKELTGIPLVLHGASSVPEDIVKLAESYGANFKGAKGVPSDILKKAVKFGINKVNTDTDLRMAYVAGLREFLTNNPGEFDPRKYFKTAKEYVKEVIKARMRLLGCSNKA, from the coding sequence ATGCCGTATGTCAACACAAAAGATATTCTTGAAAAGGCGAGTAAAGAGGGTTATGCTGTTCCAGCGCTAAATATCAACAATCTTGAGTTTCTACACGCTATTATTGACGCGGGTATTGAAGAAAATGCACCAATAATCATTGAAACATCTGAAGGTGCGATAAAGTACGCTGGAAATGGTGATATCAGAAGAGGAGCACAACTCTTCGTTTCGATGGTAAGAGCTTTTGCAAATACTGTACCGGTTCCGGTAGCACTTCATCTGGATCACGGCAAACATTTTAACATTATTATGGAAGCCATTAAAGCAGGATACTCTTCTGTCATGATAGATGCTTCCGAATACCCCTTTGAGAAAAATCTTGAAGAAACTAAAAAAATAGTGGAAATAGCTCATAGTGTTGGCGTCTCCGTTGAGGCAGAGCTTGGAAGATTGGTTGGTATAGAAGATAATGTCGTTGTTGCTGAACACGAAGCCGTATTAGTTGATCCAAACGAAGCGAAGGAATTTGTTGAAAATACGGGCGTTGATTTCCTTGCTCCAGCTATTGGAACGAGTCATGGCGCTTTTAAATTCAAAGGTGAAGCAAAACTGGATTTTGATAGATTGAAGAAGGTCAAAGAGCTCACAGGAATTCCTCTCGTTCTGCATGGAGCTTCAAGTGTTCCAGAAGATATTGTAAAGCTTGCTGAAAGTTATGGTGCTAACTTCAAAGGAGCCAAAGGAGTTCCTTCGGATATACTGAAGAAAGCCGTTAAATTTGGAATCAACAAAGTCAATACCGATACAGATCTAAGAATGGCATATGTTGCTGGTCTTAGAGAATTCTTAACCAACAATCCTGGCGAATTTGACCCGAGAAAATATTTCAAGACAGCTAAGGAATACGTTAAAGAAGTTATCAAAGCACGAATGAGACTATTAGGTTGTTCAAATAAAGCCTGA
- a CDS encoding GNAT family N-acetyltransferase yields MGESFVPLSEVSKLEIVELLNMIFHDYVLKMHWSLENLERELKENDVSLSDSFVMFEDGRKIGIALLSVRRKRCRIAYMGILKAYRGTGLGFRMMDKIVNICKWHGAKEIVLEVPEMDRQAVRFYEKFGFRKNRRLVTFYKKLVRKVDDGKYEIKSGELNKVVELAYESVSRFKRRPNWHREPENLRWLEGYEVCKVKDNEGNEIGNCVWGCKDDVIYFMEILPGKDAGFDELLDILLDNFCKNYNYIMIPLVPEDDPLYESAMRKGFDTVAWHIEMVLKLH; encoded by the coding sequence ATGGGAGAAAGCTTTGTACCGCTTAGCGAGGTTTCCAAACTTGAGATTGTGGAACTATTGAATATGATTTTTCACGACTATGTGTTAAAGATGCACTGGAGTCTCGAGAATCTTGAGAGGGAGTTAAAGGAGAATGATGTATCCCTTTCTGATTCTTTTGTCATGTTTGAGGACGGTAGGAAGATAGGGATCGCTTTGTTGAGTGTGCGAAGAAAGAGGTGTCGTATTGCTTACATGGGGATTTTAAAGGCGTATCGCGGTACTGGACTTGGATTCCGCATGATGGATAAAATTGTTAATATATGTAAATGGCACGGTGCAAAGGAGATTGTACTTGAAGTCCCGGAAATGGACAGACAGGCCGTGCGTTTTTATGAAAAGTTTGGATTCAGAAAAAACCGGAGGCTTGTTACGTTCTATAAAAAACTTGTCAGAAAGGTTGACGATGGGAAGTACGAAATCAAAAGCGGTGAATTGAATAAAGTGGTGGAGCTGGCTTACGAAAGCGTCTCACGTTTTAAGAGGAGGCCAAACTGGCATAGAGAGCCAGAGAATCTCAGGTGGTTGGAAGGTTATGAAGTATGTAAGGTGAAGGATAATGAAGGAAATGAAATAGGCAACTGTGTCTGGGGTTGTAAAGATGATGTTATCTATTTTATGGAGATTCTACCCGGAAAGGATGCCGGGTTCGATGAACTCCTTGATATATTACTGGATAATTTTTGCAAGAACTACAATTACATTATGATACCGCTTGTTCCTGAAGATGATCCTTTGTATGAATCTGCGATGAGAAAGGGATTCGATACAGTTGCATGGCATATAGAAATGGTTCTTAAACTTCATTGA